In a genomic window of [Empedobacter] haloabium:
- a CDS encoding ABC transporter substrate-binding protein produces the protein MKPQIRLTILAAALSLAGAASAQEVIKIGFSGPLSGGAALYGKNVLSGMQMAAAEINAKPLQIGGKAYKLEIVALDDKYNPSETGINVQRLVQQHKTAAVLVPHSGGIFAVQAFNEKAKVLLLAYTSLPQATERGNKLTVRLPPDFTGYIGPFTKAMMAKHGKNVALAAADHDYAKAWAAAFKPAWEAAGGKVVAENPMSYNKATDFYSGVSRVIQAKPDVLFIGGASEPTALVAKQARELGFKGGFIIIDQAKIDEMAKVVGGLAPLEGSVGVMPVSGDDRPEPAAFTARYRKANPGKDPSSEISINYSAVHATVAAMKLAGTVSDAAAIRAKMDQAFKTLPPEHNPNDIEGLDSKGGTVANTIIGIVEGGKIKGQFLRALNTVQ, from the coding sequence ATGAAACCGCAAATCCGCCTCACCATCCTTGCCGCCGCCCTCTCGCTGGCCGGCGCCGCGTCGGCCCAGGAAGTCATCAAGATCGGCTTTTCCGGCCCATTGAGCGGGGGCGCCGCGCTGTACGGCAAGAACGTCCTGTCCGGCATGCAGATGGCGGCCGCCGAGATCAACGCCAAGCCGCTGCAGATCGGCGGCAAGGCCTACAAGCTGGAGATCGTCGCGCTGGACGACAAGTACAACCCCAGCGAGACCGGCATCAACGTGCAGCGCCTGGTACAGCAGCACAAGACGGCGGCCGTGCTGGTGCCGCATTCGGGTGGCATCTTCGCCGTGCAGGCGTTCAACGAGAAGGCCAAGGTCCTGCTGCTGGCCTATACCAGCCTGCCGCAGGCCACCGAGCGCGGCAACAAGCTGACCGTGCGCCTGCCGCCGGATTTCACCGGCTACATCGGCCCGTTCACCAAGGCGATGATGGCAAAGCACGGCAAGAACGTGGCGCTGGCGGCGGCGGACCACGACTACGCCAAGGCCTGGGCGGCCGCGTTCAAGCCGGCGTGGGAAGCAGCCGGCGGCAAGGTGGTCGCCGAGAACCCCATGTCGTACAACAAGGCGACGGACTTCTACAGTGGCGTCAGCCGCGTGATCCAGGCCAAGCCGGACGTGCTGTTCATCGGCGGCGCCTCGGAACCGACGGCGCTGGTGGCCAAGCAGGCGCGCGAGCTGGGCTTCAAGGGCGGCTTCATCATCATCGACCAGGCCAAGATCGACGAGATGGCCAAGGTGGTCGGCGGCCTGGCGCCGCTGGAAGGCTCGGTCGGCGTGATGCCCGTCTCCGGCGACGACCGTCCGGAGCCGGCCGCGTTCACGGCACGCTACCGCAAGGCCAATCCCGGCAAGGACCCGTCCAGCGAAATCAGCATCAACTACTCGGCCGTCCATGCCACCGTGGCGGCGATGAAGCTGGCCGGTACCGTCAGCGACGCCGCCGCGATCCGCGCCAAGATGGACCAGGCCTTCAAGACGCTGCCGCCGGAGCACAACCCGAACGATATCGAGGGCCTGGACAGCAAGGGCGGCACGGTGGCGAACACGATCATCGGCATCGTCGAAGGCGGCAAGATCAAGGGGCAGTTCCTGCGCGCCTTGAACACGGTGCAGTAA